A region from the Corylus avellana chromosome ca7, CavTom2PMs-1.0 genome encodes:
- the LOC132186926 gene encoding large ribosomal subunit protein uL23 isoform X1 yields the protein MLYLFAGDVAKKGDPKAQALKAAKAVKSGAVFKKKAKKIRTSVTFHRPKTLKKDRNPKYPRISAPPRNKLDHYQILKYPLTTESAMKKIEDNNTLVFIVDIKADKKKVKDAVKKMYDIQAKKVNTLIRPDGTKKAYVRLTPDYDALDVANKIGII from the exons ATGCTGTATCTTTTTGCAGGTGATGTGGCGAAAAAGGGTGATCCAAAGGCTCAGGCCTTGAAGGCTGCCAAGGCTGTGAAATCAGGTGCAGTCTTTAAGAAGAAAGCTAAGAAGATACGGACATCAGTCACATTCCATCGGCCAAAGACATTGAAGAAGGACAGGAACCCCAAATATCCCCGTATCAGTGCTCCACCAAGAAACAAGTTGGACCATTATCAGATTCTCAAGTATCCACTGACTACTGAATCTGCAATGAAGAAGATTGAGGATAACAACACCCTCGTTTTCATTGTTGATATCAAGGCTGACAAGAAAAAGGTCAAAGATGCTGTGAAGAAGATGTATGACATTCAGGCCAAGAAAGTGAACACTTTGATCAG GCCTGATGGAACTAAGAAGGCATATGTTAGGTTGACACCAGACTATGATGCCTTGGACGTTGCAAACAAGATTGGCATCATCTAA
- the LOC132188084 gene encoding uncharacterized protein LOC132188084 has product MNTMNSELRYVDYRPRDIKASSSSEGGYMKGLITYMVMDDLDIKPISMSTISAISLLIKFNVKDVGAVEEKVVDFGIDEGVKLLKASMQSKTVLTDVFLQAETAGFGTLISRCKNCMETMELFIHKIIRGITILFAISFLIAFIGNEDCMRRCLDEHKFKLKFQKPM; this is encoded by the exons ATGAATACAATGAACTCTGAGCTAAGATACGTGGACTACCGACCAAGGGATATCAAGGCATCCTCCTCAAGTGAGGGAGGTTACATGAAAGGGTTGATTACTTACATGGTGATGGATGATCTTGACATCAAGCCCATTTCCATGTCCACCATCTCTGCTATctctttacttatcaaatttaATGTCAAGGACGTAGGAGCTGTTGAGGAGAAGGTGGTCGATTTTGGCATTgatgag GGTGTGAAATTACTTAAGGCTTCTATGCAATCAAAAACCGTTTTGACCGATGTCTTCCTTCAAGCAGAGACCGCTGGATTTGGAACTTTAATATCTAGGTGCAAAAATTGTATGGAAACAATGGAATTATTTATCCATAAAATTATCCGTGGGATTACTATATTGTTTGCAATCTCGTTTCTCATTGCCTTTATAGGCAACGAAGATTGTATGCGTCGTTGTTTGGATGAGCACaaattcaaactcaaatttCAAAAGCCAATGTAG
- the LOC132187286 gene encoding psbP-like protein 1, chloroplastic isoform X1, which produces MASLQNSLFLNSFPQLQKHSTLPCCKRGGISFLVRAEQVGTSSRVSPPQDRTGRRQVVAIGTVAPLVFLVNQNYKSFAAETKKGFLPVTDKKDGYEFIYPFGWQEVVIEGQDKVFKDVIEPLENVSVTLIPTVKQDIRDFGPPNEVAETLIKRVLAPSSQKTKLIEAVEHDVDGKAYYTFEFVAKAPNYTRHALSTISIGNGKFYTLTTGANERRWEKMKDKLHTVVDSFKLFNV; this is translated from the exons ATGGCGTCTCTGCAAAACTCACTGTTTCTCAACTCTTTCCCTCAG TTACAGAAGCACAGTACGTTGCCTTGCTGTAAAAGAGGCGGCATTTCGTTTCTGGTCAGAGCCGAGCAAGTAGGAACGTCCTCAAGAGTGTCTCCTCCTCAag ACAGAACTGGGAGGCGACAAGTGGTAGCTATTGGAACAGTTGCCCCTTTGGTTTTTCTTGTCAATCAGAATTACAAATCGT TTGCTGCAGAAACTAAGAAGGGATTTCTGCCGGTCACAGACAAGAAAGATGGATACGAATTTATTTATCCATTTGGGTGGCAG GAAGTAGTGATTGAAGGCCAAGACAAGGTTTTCAAAGATGTCATTGAGCCATTAGAAAATGTAAGTGTGACTCTGATCCCAACAGTCAAACAGGACATTCGAGACTTTGGGCCACCAAATGAG GTTGCTGAAACTTTGATAAAAAGGGTCTTGGCCCCGTCTTCCCAGAAAACAAAGCTAATTGAGGCAGTAGAG CATGATGTTGACGGGAAAGCATATTACACATTTGAGTTCGTTGCTAAGGCTCCAAACTACACCCGCCATGCTCTCAGCACAATCTCCATAGGCAATG GGAAGTTCTACACTTTGACCACAGGGGCCAATGAGAGGAGGTGGGAGAAGATGAAAGACAAATTGCATACGGTTGTGGATTCCTTCAAACTTTTCAACGTCTGA
- the LOC132188083 gene encoding uncharacterized protein LOC132188083 produces MAETKVSLKLLIDKKGHRVLFAEADKKFVDFIFSILTLPVGTVTRLLQKKNMAGCLGSLYKSIENLSDIYIQPDQDKMSLLKPKVAISGAKVPLLLPSVEQSCTDRKIYRCGSYNCQFVANDSRANCPSCGKPMNIEQFYVEYAPSNIINASSSSEGGYVKGVITYMVMDDLEVKPMSTISSITLLTKFNVRDLGSIEEKVVDLGIDEVLSLLEVSLKSITVLTDVFLRNDTDEE; encoded by the exons ATGGCAGAAACAAAAGTAAGCTTGAAGCTTTTGATAGACAAAAAGGGTCATCGAGTGCTCTTTGCGGAAGCGGACAAGAAATTTGTTGATTTCATCTTTAGCATTTTAACTCTGCCGGTGGGAACTGTAACTAGgctcttacaaaagaaaaacatggcAGGCTGCTTGGGTAGCCTATACAAGAGCATAGAGAATCTGAGTGATATTTACATTCAGCCAGACCAAGACAAAATGTCTCTGCTAAAACCAAAAGTGGCCATTTCTGGTGCTAAAGTCCCTCTCCTCTTGCCAAGCGTTGAGCAGTCGTGTACAGACAGGAAAATATATAGGTGTGGTAGCTACAACTGTCAGTTCGTGGCTAATGATTCTAGAGCAAATTGTCCTTCGTGCGGGAAGCCAATGAACATTGAGCAATTTTACGTAGAGTACGCACCAAGCAATATTATCAATGCATCCTCCTCCAGTGAGGGAGGTTACGTGAAAGGTGTGATTACATACATGGTGATGGATGATCTTGAGGTGAAGCCCATGTCAACCATCTCTTCTATCACTTTACTTACCAAATTTAATGTCAGGGACCTTGGATCTATTGAGGAGAAAGTGGTGGATTTGGGCATCGATGAG gTTCTGAGTTTGCTGGAAGTCTCCTTGAAATCTATAACTGTTTTGACCGATGTCTTCCTTAGAAACGATACAGACGAGGAGTAA
- the LOC132187286 gene encoding psbP-like protein 1, chloroplastic isoform X2, with the protein MASLQNSLFLNSFPQKHSTLPCCKRGGISFLVRAEQVGTSSRVSPPQDRTGRRQVVAIGTVAPLVFLVNQNYKSFAAETKKGFLPVTDKKDGYEFIYPFGWQEVVIEGQDKVFKDVIEPLENVSVTLIPTVKQDIRDFGPPNEVAETLIKRVLAPSSQKTKLIEAVEHDVDGKAYYTFEFVAKAPNYTRHALSTISIGNGKFYTLTTGANERRWEKMKDKLHTVVDSFKLFNV; encoded by the exons ATGGCGTCTCTGCAAAACTCACTGTTTCTCAACTCTTTCCCTCAG AAGCACAGTACGTTGCCTTGCTGTAAAAGAGGCGGCATTTCGTTTCTGGTCAGAGCCGAGCAAGTAGGAACGTCCTCAAGAGTGTCTCCTCCTCAag ACAGAACTGGGAGGCGACAAGTGGTAGCTATTGGAACAGTTGCCCCTTTGGTTTTTCTTGTCAATCAGAATTACAAATCGT TTGCTGCAGAAACTAAGAAGGGATTTCTGCCGGTCACAGACAAGAAAGATGGATACGAATTTATTTATCCATTTGGGTGGCAG GAAGTAGTGATTGAAGGCCAAGACAAGGTTTTCAAAGATGTCATTGAGCCATTAGAAAATGTAAGTGTGACTCTGATCCCAACAGTCAAACAGGACATTCGAGACTTTGGGCCACCAAATGAG GTTGCTGAAACTTTGATAAAAAGGGTCTTGGCCCCGTCTTCCCAGAAAACAAAGCTAATTGAGGCAGTAGAG CATGATGTTGACGGGAAAGCATATTACACATTTGAGTTCGTTGCTAAGGCTCCAAACTACACCCGCCATGCTCTCAGCACAATCTCCATAGGCAATG GGAAGTTCTACACTTTGACCACAGGGGCCAATGAGAGGAGGTGGGAGAAGATGAAAGACAAATTGCATACGGTTGTGGATTCCTTCAAACTTTTCAACGTCTGA
- the LOC132186926 gene encoding large ribosomal subunit protein uL23 isoform X2 — protein sequence MAPKGDVAKKGDPKAQALKAAKAVKSGAVFKKKAKKIRTSVTFHRPKTLKKDRNPKYPRISAPPRNKLDHYQILKYPLTTESAMKKIEDNNTLVFIVDIKADKKKVKDAVKKMYDIQAKKVNTLIRPDGTKKAYVRLTPDYDALDVANKIGII from the exons ATGGCTCCTAAAG GTGATGTGGCGAAAAAGGGTGATCCAAAGGCTCAGGCCTTGAAGGCTGCCAAGGCTGTGAAATCAGGTGCAGTCTTTAAGAAGAAAGCTAAGAAGATACGGACATCAGTCACATTCCATCGGCCAAAGACATTGAAGAAGGACAGGAACCCCAAATATCCCCGTATCAGTGCTCCACCAAGAAACAAGTTGGACCATTATCAGATTCTCAAGTATCCACTGACTACTGAATCTGCAATGAAGAAGATTGAGGATAACAACACCCTCGTTTTCATTGTTGATATCAAGGCTGACAAGAAAAAGGTCAAAGATGCTGTGAAGAAGATGTATGACATTCAGGCCAAGAAAGTGAACACTTTGATCAG GCCTGATGGAACTAAGAAGGCATATGTTAGGTTGACACCAGACTATGATGCCTTGGACGTTGCAAACAAGATTGGCATCATCTAA